The following proteins come from a genomic window of Gynuella sunshinyii YC6258:
- a CDS encoding 3'-5' exonuclease, protein MLYLRPSQISDEPDHHARDITVRNWPELYAELAKHASSPLLKKFYSAGLPSAETPISKVPLLAMDFETTGMDAEQGDIVSIGVVPMTLERIHNRDSCHWIVRPRSRLHDDSVVIHGITHSDIAGSPDLTHYLEPLLELMAGRVMVAHYRMMERNFLYHALLRRIGEGIRFPIIDTMTLEASVNRLGFWQRLRGRKPGSLRLADARQRYHLPFYHPHHAHTDALACAELLQAQIATHFSEQTPLGELWR, encoded by the coding sequence ATGTTGTATTTACGTCCCAGTCAGATCAGCGATGAGCCAGATCATCACGCTCGCGATATCACGGTACGTAACTGGCCAGAGTTGTATGCGGAGTTGGCCAAACATGCCAGTTCTCCGTTGTTAAAGAAGTTTTATTCTGCCGGCCTGCCGTCAGCGGAAACGCCCATCAGTAAAGTGCCTTTATTGGCGATGGATTTTGAAACAACCGGGATGGATGCGGAGCAGGGCGATATTGTTAGCATCGGCGTAGTACCGATGACACTGGAGCGAATTCATAACCGCGATTCCTGTCATTGGATTGTACGTCCGCGTTCGCGACTGCATGATGATTCGGTGGTGATTCATGGTATTACTCACAGTGATATCGCCGGGTCGCCGGATCTCACCCATTATCTGGAGCCATTGCTGGAACTGATGGCCGGGCGTGTGATGGTCGCCCATTACCGTATGATGGAGCGTAATTTTCTGTATCATGCGCTATTGCGCCGTATTGGTGAAGGCATTCGTTTCCCGATAATAGATACCATGACACTCGAAGCCTCCGTTAATCGCCTTGGTTTCTGGCAGCGTCTGAGGGGCCGAAAGCCTGGGTCGTTGCGTCTGGCCGATGCCCGACAGCGTTATCATTTGCCTTTCTATCACCCCCATCATGCCCATACAGATGCGCTTGCCTGCGCCGAGCTACTGCAGGCTCAAATTGCCACGCACTTCAGTGAACAAACACCGCTGGGCGAACTCTGGCGTTAG
- a CDS encoding DUF294 nucleotidyltransferase-like domain-containing protein translates to MQAEQIEIFEFLRQYQPFSVLPDDVLQQLAQATDVVYFKAGSQILEFGAELHDWYVIRSGSVEVYRRNGELYNRLSAGGFFSEFGLLRNRRVRFPVKALEDTLLYLIPAELFLNTFEDHEEFADQVEVEDNTRLRQAVARREDANELMTARIETLISREPVLLPYSASVREAAQSMTEENVSALLVTDESGNLLRGIVTDRDITGRLVAAGLPFETLVTEVMTAELVWVEHNQLVFEAMLKMLRDNVHHLPVLRKGKPLGVITLPDIIRYESQNSLFVVRSIFSAQSVDDLTALTSDVRACFRRMVAEDANSRMIGSSMAVIGRSFKQRLLELAEETLGPPPVPYCFLAMGSMAREEQLIVTDQDNAIILDDSFDPAQHDDYFMKLSAFVSDGLAACGYKYCTGNIMATNEKWRQPMKVWEQYFSEWIDQPTPHFLLNSAIFFDLEGVWGETQWADQLNKLIRRKALKNTRFLACMARNALLRTPPLGFFKNFVMEADGDHHKSINMKRRGTAPLADLIRVHALSIGSGSRNSFERLQDIIDAKILSPGSGPDLRDALELIAMVRIRHQALDLDAGIEPDNNIEPENLSDFERKNLRDAFLIVANAQKYLKFRYQPGRTA, encoded by the coding sequence ATGCAGGCAGAACAGATTGAAATTTTTGAATTCCTGCGACAATACCAGCCGTTTTCGGTGTTACCCGATGACGTTTTGCAACAGCTGGCCCAGGCCACTGATGTTGTTTATTTTAAAGCCGGTAGTCAGATTCTGGAATTTGGTGCGGAATTGCACGATTGGTATGTGATCCGCAGTGGTTCTGTAGAAGTTTACCGTCGTAATGGCGAACTTTATAACCGCCTCAGTGCTGGCGGATTTTTCTCTGAGTTTGGTTTGCTGCGTAACCGTCGAGTACGTTTTCCGGTAAAGGCATTGGAAGATACTTTACTGTATCTGATCCCAGCCGAGCTGTTTCTGAATACGTTTGAAGATCATGAAGAATTCGCCGATCAGGTGGAAGTAGAAGATAACACTCGTCTGCGTCAGGCCGTTGCAAGACGTGAAGATGCCAATGAACTGATGACCGCGCGCATTGAAACGTTGATCAGTCGCGAACCTGTGTTGCTACCTTATAGCGCCAGTGTACGGGAAGCTGCACAAAGCATGACCGAGGAAAATGTTTCAGCGCTGCTGGTTACAGATGAATCCGGCAACCTGCTGCGTGGCATTGTGACTGATCGCGATATTACCGGTCGTCTGGTCGCCGCAGGCCTGCCATTTGAAACATTGGTTACTGAGGTCATGACTGCCGAACTGGTGTGGGTGGAACATAATCAGCTGGTGTTTGAAGCCATGTTGAAAATGCTGCGTGATAACGTGCATCACCTGCCGGTATTGCGCAAAGGTAAACCGCTCGGCGTTATTACCTTGCCGGATATTATCCGTTATGAGTCTCAGAACAGTTTATTTGTGGTGCGCAGTATCTTCAGCGCCCAGTCCGTCGACGATTTAACCGCGCTCACCAGCGATGTACGTGCCTGCTTTCGGCGCATGGTTGCCGAGGACGCAAACTCGCGCATGATCGGCAGTTCAATGGCGGTCATTGGTCGTAGTTTTAAACAGAGATTGTTGGAGCTCGCAGAAGAAACGCTTGGGCCACCACCCGTACCGTATTGTTTTCTGGCCATGGGTTCCATGGCCCGGGAAGAACAGCTGATTGTGACGGATCAGGATAACGCGATTATTCTTGATGACAGTTTCGATCCGGCTCAGCATGATGATTATTTTATGAAACTATCGGCGTTTGTGTCCGATGGGTTGGCTGCCTGTGGGTATAAATACTGTACCGGAAATATTATGGCGACCAATGAAAAATGGCGTCAGCCCATGAAAGTCTGGGAGCAATATTTCAGTGAATGGATTGATCAGCCAACGCCACATTTTCTGCTCAACAGTGCCATCTTTTTTGATCTTGAAGGTGTCTGGGGTGAAACCCAATGGGCTGATCAATTAAATAAATTAATCCGTCGTAAAGCACTCAAAAACACCCGCTTTCTCGCCTGTATGGCTCGTAATGCCTTGTTGCGTACACCGCCGTTGGGTTTCTTTAAAAACTTTGTGATGGAAGCGGACGGCGATCATCATAAATCCATTAATATGAAACGCCGCGGTACGGCTCCGCTGGCGGATTTAATCCGTGTACATGCATTGTCGATTGGTTCGGGATCGCGTAATTCATTTGAGCGCCTGCAGGATATTATCGATGCCAAGATTCTTTCTCCTGGCAGCGGTCCTGATTTACGCGACGCACTGGAGCTAATTGCCATGGTACGTATCCGTCATCAGGCACTGGATCTCGATGCCGGTATTGAACCGGACAATAATATCGAACCGGAAAACCTCTCCGATTTTGAACGGAAAAATCTGCGTGACGCATTTCTGATCGTGGCAAACGCACAGAAATACCTGAAATTCCGTTATCAACCGGGGCGTACAGCCTGA
- a CDS encoding BCCT family transporter, which yields MADKKDPMIPDGEVNPIDTDYQVGQDNIIVNVGPFGLDIHNRVFAISGLAVILFVALTLAFHGQAEPFFKTIRNWLTGNLDWLFLGAGNIFVIICLVLIFTPLGKVRLGGTEATPDYSYSGWFAMLFAAGMGIGLMFYGVSEPLSHFASSMGGTTVGADGIRTDWAPLGGAVGDTEAAHSLAMAATIYHWALHPWAIYAVLALGLALFSFNKGLPLTIRSVFYPLLGERVWGWPGHVIDIMAVLATLFGLATSLGLGASQAASGLNYLFGIPLGETTQILLVIGISALATFSVVAGLDAGVKRLSEANMVLAALLLLFVIIVGPTLAIVTGFFENLWSYLLNLPALANPIAREDSNFASGWTAFYWAWWISWSPFVGMFIARVSRGRTVREFIVSVLLIPSAACVLWMTVFGGTAIDQYVQDGYKAAAEADLPLQLFAMLDALPLAQITSFIAIILVIVFFVTSSDSGSLVIDVISAGGKVDSPIPQRVFWCTFEGLVAVVLILGGGLVALQAMAVSTGLPFTLVLLVAAFSMIKGLMTEPRK from the coding sequence ATGGCTGATAAGAAAGATCCAATGATTCCTGATGGTGAGGTGAACCCTATCGACACCGATTATCAGGTTGGACAGGACAATATCATCGTGAATGTCGGGCCATTTGGCCTGGATATTCATAACCGGGTGTTTGCCATCTCTGGTCTGGCCGTGATTCTGTTTGTGGCCTTGACCTTGGCATTTCATGGTCAGGCTGAACCTTTCTTTAAAACAATCCGTAACTGGTTAACTGGGAATCTTGACTGGTTGTTTTTAGGTGCCGGCAATATCTTTGTCATAATCTGCCTGGTATTGATTTTCACTCCGTTGGGTAAAGTTCGCCTTGGCGGTACTGAAGCCACACCGGACTATAGTTATTCCGGTTGGTTTGCCATGCTGTTTGCTGCGGGTATGGGTATAGGCCTGATGTTTTATGGAGTATCTGAACCCTTATCGCATTTCGCAAGTTCGATGGGTGGAACCACTGTAGGTGCTGACGGTATACGTACTGATTGGGCTCCGTTGGGTGGTGCAGTTGGTGATACCGAAGCTGCGCATTCCCTCGCTATGGCGGCGACAATCTATCACTGGGCGTTGCATCCGTGGGCAATATACGCGGTATTGGCGTTGGGGCTGGCACTGTTCTCATTTAACAAAGGTCTGCCGCTGACCATCCGTTCGGTGTTTTATCCACTGCTGGGTGAGCGTGTATGGGGCTGGCCGGGTCACGTGATCGACATTATGGCGGTCCTGGCGACGCTGTTTGGTTTGGCGACCTCACTTGGTCTTGGTGCTTCTCAGGCTGCATCTGGTCTTAATTATTTGTTTGGTATTCCCCTGGGTGAGACCACACAGATTCTGCTGGTAATTGGTATCAGTGCGTTAGCGACTTTTTCTGTGGTTGCTGGTCTGGATGCAGGTGTCAAGCGACTGTCTGAAGCGAATATGGTGTTGGCCGCGCTTTTGCTGTTATTCGTTATTATCGTTGGTCCGACACTGGCGATTGTGACCGGCTTCTTTGAAAACCTGTGGTCTTATCTGCTGAACCTGCCAGCGCTGGCCAATCCTATTGCCCGTGAAGACAGCAACTTTGCATCTGGCTGGACTGCCTTTTATTGGGCATGGTGGATTTCCTGGTCGCCATTTGTGGGTATGTTCATCGCCCGCGTGTCTCGCGGCCGTACGGTGCGTGAATTTATAGTGTCAGTGTTGTTGATTCCATCGGCTGCATGCGTGCTATGGATGACTGTATTCGGTGGCACCGCTATCGATCAGTATGTACAGGATGGTTACAAAGCTGCCGCGGAGGCCGATTTGCCGTTGCAGTTGTTTGCTATGCTGGATGCGTTGCCGCTGGCACAGATTACCTCCTTTATCGCTATTATCCTGGTAATCGTATTCTTCGTAACATCATCGGATTCCGGTTCACTGGTTATCGATGTGATTTCTGCCGGCGGTAAGGTAGATTCACCCATTCCGCAGCGAGTATTTTGGTGTACGTTTGAAGGTTTGGTTGCCGTCGTACTCATTTTGGGTGGTGGTCTGGTTGCACTTCAGGCGATGGCGGTATCAACCGGTCTGCCATTTACTCTGGTGTTGTTGGTGGCTGCCTTTTCCATGATTAAGGGGCTGATGACGGAGCCTCGTAAGTGA
- a CDS encoding transposase codes for MTKPRNEQVSLEETSFYHCMVRCVRRAYLCGADSETGENFDHRKQWLVSRLRFLSYVYAIDICAYAIMSNHYHVVLHVDQARAQSWSDDEVVERWLQLYNGDVLINRWLAARKTMSPAELQAVSVTIAQWRERLCSISWFMRGVNETIARMANEEDNCKGRFWEGRFKSQALLDEGALLTCMAYVDLNPVRAAMADDLIDSDFTSIQQRLFDYAKYKTTQTKTATEQTLTKRITQQRQLKRELKLDHLPESPLMPFSGRQQDAIHAALPFTREDYFDLIDTTGRCLRDDKRGAIHPDTEKLISRLGIDPNQWLKHVQSYGRSYGDSAGSRVSLLQYADRFKRRWSKGVKVSSESYLKAG; via the coding sequence ATGACCAAACCCCGTAACGAACAAGTCTCTCTGGAAGAGACGTCTTTTTATCACTGCATGGTGCGCTGTGTTCGGCGGGCGTATTTGTGTGGTGCCGATTCTGAAACTGGTGAGAATTTTGATCACCGCAAGCAGTGGTTGGTGTCGCGCCTGCGATTTTTATCCTATGTGTACGCCATTGATATCTGTGCCTATGCGATCATGAGTAATCATTATCATGTTGTATTGCACGTCGATCAGGCACGCGCTCAAAGCTGGTCGGATGACGAAGTGGTGGAACGCTGGTTGCAGCTGTACAACGGGGATGTATTGATCAACCGTTGGCTTGCGGCGCGTAAAACAATGTCGCCCGCCGAGTTGCAGGCCGTGTCGGTAACAATTGCTCAGTGGCGTGAGCGTTTGTGTTCCATCAGTTGGTTTATGCGCGGTGTCAATGAAACCATTGCCCGTATGGCCAATGAAGAAGACAACTGCAAAGGCCGGTTCTGGGAAGGGCGTTTCAAATCTCAGGCTTTATTGGATGAAGGGGCATTGCTGACCTGTATGGCCTATGTGGACCTGAACCCGGTACGGGCTGCCATGGCGGATGATCTGATCGATAGCGACTTTACTTCCATTCAACAGCGACTATTCGATTACGCCAAATACAAAACCACCCAAACCAAAACCGCTACCGAACAAACACTCACCAAGCGCATTACTCAACAGCGTCAACTTAAGCGTGAGTTAAAACTCGATCACTTGCCGGAATCTCCATTAATGCCCTTCAGTGGGCGTCAGCAGGATGCCATTCATGCAGCCCTTCCGTTCACCCGGGAAGACTATTTCGATTTGATTGATACCACCGGGCGTTGTCTGCGAGATGACAAACGGGGTGCTATACATCCTGACACTGAAAAACTGATCAGCCGACTGGGTATCGACCCGAATCAATGGCTGAAACATGTTCAGAGTTATGGTCGGTCGTATGGAGATAGTGCCGGCTCGCGGGTTTCGTTATTGCAGTATGCGGATCGATTTAAGCGTCGATGGAGTAAGGGAGTTAAAGTGTCATCTGAAAGTTACCTGAAGGCTGGGTGA
- a CDS encoding RHS repeat domain-containing protein — MSILTRTFQILSSFSVSRLMVLALYFLAAQPQAEILTTYYHNDALGSPVAATNELGKVIWKENYMPYGSKVENQDLKTNNRIGYTGHEHDPDTGLTYMQARYYDPVLGRFYAVDPVGFVETNPLSFNRYAYANNDPYKYVDPDGQLAIRAGFYKGYHGDFWLYSVRLTTSKLDYYRENSDGLSGFARLLGDTFGRILSLKNLQDKAADSIYGEQAVPAEDSDINDIIALDKKLEKFLPEKTFISQPPYHKEDIEDAIKAFKQSLSPEERKKFNKMYGSNIDEMLKKARDNNGSGSQEEDE; from the coding sequence ATGAGTATTTTGACACGTACTTTTCAGATATTGAGTTCGTTTTCAGTATCCCGACTGATGGTTTTGGCATTGTATTTTCTTGCAGCTCAGCCACAAGCCGAAATCCTGACCACCTACTACCATAATGACGCCTTGGGCTCACCGGTTGCAGCTACCAATGAACTGGGCAAGGTGATCTGGAAAGAAAACTACATGCCTTATGGCAGTAAGGTCGAAAATCAGGACCTGAAAACAAACAACCGTATCGGCTATACTGGTCATGAGCATGACCCGGATACGGGTTTGACGTATATGCAGGCCCGTTATTACGATCCGGTATTGGGGCGGTTTTATGCCGTCGATCCGGTGGGGTTTGTAGAAACAAACCCGTTGAGTTTTAATCGGTATGCGTATGCGAATAATGATCCGTATAAGTATGTGGATCCGGACGGACAACTGGCAATCAGGGCTGGTTTTTACAAGGGATATCATGGTGACTTTTGGTTGTACAGCGTCCGGCTAACCACCTCCAAACTGGATTATTATCGGGAAAACAGTGATGGTTTATCGGGCTTTGCCCGTTTGTTAGGTGATACGTTTGGAAGAATTCTGTCACTCAAAAACTTGCAGGACAAAGCTGCCGATTCCATCTATGGCGAACAAGCAGTCCCTGCGGAAGATTCCGATATCAACGATATCATCGCGTTAGATAAGAAGCTGGAAAAGTTCCTGCCTGAAAAAACCTTTATCAGTCAACCCCCATATCACAAAGAAGATATCGAAGACGCTATTAAAGCATTTAAACAATCACTCAGTCCGGAAGAGCGGAAAAAGTTCAATAAAATGTACGGAAGTAATATTGACGAAATGCTTAAAAAAGCACGAGACAATAATGGTTCAGGCAGTCAGGAAGAAGACGAATGA
- a CDS encoding RHS repeat protein, which translates to MLNFSQSRLRFIVCVFSVMAVFSSVRAFAVDEVLYEDTSPGLADFRPTFNTSFEDYDPYTGKYRMHHADVTIPDKSGLALNVMRTLNWSLDNNQKPIDNDSDGDILGNEWMLSFGGLGQEVLSNGIVWPYFYSATGQSQQFYPSSIASGNSLGISRELWTVKKHAVYSYKEEGSRYTIYDYEVNSPNGRQYWFSAQYDKYSLPVDTPKKALLTKVTDASGAWYTISYGKIMLRDGADGDNKSQRRELTYIQKVTHSNGTVLNFTYQKYSTGILRDARGFYLLSNISQSGRTLVNYKYIKQDGFYRLSTVYYADGSHWSVDVRNQRYTSPLGTHVKYSDQKQTINRSKYKRLSAKTLDIRGYGSISTQYSYSDNNDEVYAYEKGKNYCYENVYYSNSQKDLYLAGTIKRKIIYGSNDCKSNKLRQTEYQYQSMKVSSANQKVYVSFSRFPLNSSSNTYRPLTKQVKITDYKSDGQDQYITDYSDFDGFGNPRSISEYSRFKFGGSSAWTTNPTRVIRRTYRNIANDQHWVIGLLQTESIDGISGETRYGYDNQGRMVSKTAYGHTTTYAYNSIGQITSITDPLNNQYSYSDYKLGVARNIRGPEAYNVRKEVDNYGNLQSFTRVSNGDVNSMTTAYSYDAANRLTKVITARTDDSDSDVSYVYNSLGMKVETQRGGQSISQSQLDGLGRIIEGYQSNRSATVYYKYDDNGRQVFVSYPGQQNKGDSFEYDALGRVLSITHIDGSSIHYQYLAGNSVKLTDEEGITTRYTYLSYGSPGEQFLMTTEAVSNINAYSGSVQESDKNAVTRILRNSLGLITRVDKLEKDAGLDTSPNARLLLSQKYNYAEDWQLSSYDVPEIGVVDVRYDANGNLVSQRYPGQAASVYSYDGLNRLIGSDFDNGALKYVLNYDSTGRLKSKGSDNNKWSYTYDPNGNLQSERLQLLNHGNKTININYQYNQWDQLKRIEYPQSFSYTLDIDHAGRLSKATANYQQDHVEVFRALSHDVYNRPNTIKYPGINGAAVYTMDDRQRRSEIRVPDVIDIKYVFYTNNQIMQLSNILEKGNARSLRYDQHGQLTAVYGPSWAKGKIRYDALGNIVSKNTGGIDLTYDYNSQTNRLYEVKGDLPYQFDYDSAGNVIANGEATMQYDAQQFMTSLKKGNNTYGYEYDTNGKRVVETLNGKVKRYSVYNSQGQLVYEEAADGHPTIYLYSAGQKIASNEICSDVDSDHDGLSDCKETHWQLNPQDGTDTDFDHDGLSWAEEIKAGTLPFDNDYDDDGLTDGQEVALGSDPQNVDTDGDGLSDAEEVNLYHSSPTSSDTDGDGIADAEDSMPSYNAGAMVAIISLILH; encoded by the coding sequence ATGCTTAATTTCTCCCAAAGCCGGCTTCGGTTTATTGTCTGTGTTTTTTCTGTTATGGCTGTTTTTAGTTCAGTCCGTGCGTTTGCTGTCGATGAAGTTTTGTATGAGGATACTTCTCCGGGGTTGGCGGATTTTCGGCCGACCTTTAATACCTCGTTCGAGGATTACGACCCATATACTGGTAAGTACCGTATGCATCATGCCGATGTCACCATTCCCGATAAGAGTGGCTTGGCTCTAAACGTGATGAGAACTCTGAATTGGAGTTTAGACAACAACCAGAAACCTATAGATAATGATAGTGATGGTGACATATTAGGTAATGAGTGGATGTTGTCATTTGGAGGGTTGGGTCAGGAGGTTCTGAGCAATGGGATTGTTTGGCCTTATTTCTATTCTGCCACTGGTCAGTCCCAGCAGTTTTATCCCTCGTCAATTGCTAGTGGTAATTCCTTGGGTATTTCCAGAGAGCTATGGACGGTTAAAAAACATGCTGTCTATAGTTATAAAGAAGAAGGCTCCAGGTATACAATTTACGACTATGAAGTCAACTCTCCAAATGGGCGTCAATATTGGTTTTCGGCTCAGTATGATAAATATTCCTTACCAGTAGATACTCCTAAAAAAGCCTTACTGACAAAAGTAACCGATGCTAGTGGCGCCTGGTATACCATTAGTTATGGCAAAATTATGTTGCGAGATGGAGCCGATGGAGATAATAAATCTCAAAGAAGAGAATTGACATACATTCAAAAAGTTACACACTCCAATGGTACAGTATTGAATTTTACCTATCAGAAATATTCTACAGGAATATTACGTGATGCAAGAGGGTTCTATTTGCTTAGCAATATCTCTCAATCTGGCCGAACACTGGTCAATTATAAATACATCAAGCAGGACGGATTTTATCGTTTATCGACAGTTTATTATGCAGATGGTTCTCATTGGAGCGTGGATGTCCGGAATCAACGGTATACATCCCCATTAGGAACTCATGTTAAATACTCTGACCAAAAACAAACTATTAATCGGTCAAAATACAAGCGCCTGAGTGCTAAAACCTTAGATATTCGAGGCTACGGCAGTATCTCCACTCAATATAGTTACTCTGATAATAATGATGAAGTATACGCGTATGAGAAGGGGAAAAACTATTGCTACGAAAACGTATACTACTCAAACTCTCAAAAAGATCTTTATCTGGCCGGGACCATAAAAAGAAAGATTATTTATGGAAGTAATGACTGTAAAAGTAATAAGCTGAGACAGACCGAATATCAATATCAGTCTATGAAAGTTTCAAGTGCTAATCAAAAAGTATATGTATCTTTTTCGCGCTTCCCGTTAAATTCATCCTCCAATACTTATCGCCCCTTAACCAAGCAAGTAAAAATCACAGATTATAAAAGCGATGGCCAGGATCAATATATAACCGACTATTCCGACTTTGATGGTTTTGGTAACCCCAGGAGTATTAGTGAATATTCCCGCTTTAAGTTTGGAGGTAGTAGTGCGTGGACTACAAACCCAACACGAGTTATCCGTCGAACTTATCGTAATATTGCTAATGATCAGCATTGGGTGATTGGACTATTGCAGACTGAATCCATTGACGGAATAAGTGGGGAAACCCGCTATGGTTATGATAATCAGGGCAGGATGGTCAGTAAAACGGCATACGGACATACCACGACATATGCCTATAATTCCATTGGCCAGATAACCTCCATAACAGACCCCTTAAATAACCAATACAGCTATTCTGATTACAAGCTTGGTGTGGCTCGTAATATCCGTGGACCTGAAGCATATAATGTGCGTAAAGAGGTTGATAATTACGGTAATTTACAATCTTTTACCAGGGTGTCCAATGGCGACGTTAATAGTATGACAACGGCATACAGTTATGATGCTGCCAACCGTCTGACAAAGGTGATTACAGCTCGTACTGATGATAGCGACTCGGATGTGAGTTATGTATATAACAGCCTTGGAATGAAAGTCGAGACCCAGCGTGGTGGGCAATCCATAAGCCAGTCACAACTTGATGGTTTAGGTCGGATTATAGAAGGCTATCAAAGTAATCGTAGTGCTACGGTGTATTACAAGTACGATGATAATGGGCGCCAGGTTTTCGTAAGTTATCCTGGTCAACAAAATAAAGGAGATTCTTTTGAGTATGACGCATTAGGGCGGGTGCTGAGTATTACTCATATCGATGGCTCCAGTATTCATTATCAATATTTGGCAGGTAATTCGGTGAAGCTCACAGATGAAGAAGGTATAACTACCCGGTATACCTATCTGAGTTATGGTAGTCCGGGAGAGCAATTCCTAATGACGACTGAAGCTGTTTCCAATATTAACGCTTATAGCGGATCTGTTCAGGAGTCTGACAAAAATGCCGTCACAAGGATCCTTCGCAATTCTCTTGGTTTAATCACACGTGTGGATAAACTGGAGAAAGATGCGGGTTTGGATACAAGTCCTAATGCCAGATTATTACTGTCACAAAAATACAACTATGCGGAAGACTGGCAGCTGAGCTCTTATGACGTGCCTGAGATCGGGGTTGTTGATGTCCGTTATGACGCAAATGGAAATCTTGTTTCCCAGCGTTATCCCGGGCAGGCTGCAAGTGTTTATAGTTATGATGGGCTTAATCGTTTAATTGGTTCGGACTTTGATAACGGTGCACTTAAATATGTATTGAATTATGACTCGACAGGGCGGTTAAAGAGTAAGGGTAGTGATAACAACAAATGGAGTTATACCTATGATCCAAATGGTAATCTTCAGTCAGAACGTCTGCAGTTATTGAATCACGGCAATAAGACCATCAACATCAACTATCAATATAATCAGTGGGACCAGTTAAAGCGAATAGAGTACCCACAGTCATTTAGCTATACCCTTGATATCGATCATGCCGGACGATTGTCTAAAGCTACTGCCAATTATCAACAGGATCATGTGGAGGTATTTAGGGCGCTGAGTCACGATGTATACAATCGACCCAACACTATCAAGTATCCAGGAATAAATGGAGCTGCTGTCTATACAATGGATGACCGTCAACGCCGTTCAGAGATTCGTGTGCCCGATGTTATCGATATCAAATATGTCTTCTACACGAATAACCAAATTATGCAGTTAAGTAATATATTGGAGAAAGGTAATGCCCGGTCGTTGCGTTATGACCAGCATGGTCAGCTGACTGCCGTCTACGGTCCTTCCTGGGCGAAAGGCAAAATTCGTTACGACGCATTGGGCAACATTGTGAGTAAAAATACGGGTGGTATAGACTTGACCTATGATTACAATTCACAGACAAACCGATTGTATGAGGTTAAAGGCGATTTGCCATATCAGTTTGATTATGACTCTGCGGGTAATGTCATCGCAAATGGTGAAGCCACCATGCAATACGATGCGCAACAGTTCATGACATCACTTAAAAAGGGAAATAACACTTACGGCTATGAGTATGACACTAATGGCAAACGAGTCGTAGAAACACTCAATGGTAAAGTTAAACGTTATTCCGTTTATAACAGTCAGGGACAACTGGTATACGAAGAAGCTGCAGACGGCCATCCAACGATTTACTTATATTCAGCCGGACAAAAAATCGCTTCCAATGAAATATGTAGCGATGTGGACAGCGATCATGATGGTTTATCAGACTGTAAAGAAACTCACTGGCAGCTCAACCCTCAGGATGGAACCGATACAGATTTTGATCACGATGGCTTGAGCTGGGCTGAAGAAATCAAAGCAGGTACCTTGCCATTTGATAATGATTATGACGATGACGGTCTGACGGATGGTCAGGAAGTTGCGTTAGGGTCTGATCCCCAAAATGTAGATACCGACGGTGATGGCCTGAGCGATGCAGAAGAAGTCAATCTATATCATAGTTCCCCCACCAGTTCGGACACCGATGGTGATGGAATTGCTGATGCAGAAGATAGTATGCCGAGTTATAACGCCGGCGCGATGGTTGCCATCATCAGTCTGATATTGCACTAA